A part of Periophthalmus magnuspinnatus isolate fPerMag1 chromosome 19, fPerMag1.2.pri, whole genome shotgun sequence genomic DNA contains:
- the dcxr gene encoding L-xylulose reductase, translating into MEISFAGKHALVTGAGKGIGRATACALSHCGAKVTALTRTQTDLDSLLLKCPSIVPVCVDLSDWGATAAALEHAGPFDLLVNNAACANLQSFLEVTPEKFDQSFNVNVRAVLHVSQIVARSMKARGSGGSIVNVSSQASQCALRDHAVYCSTKAALDMLTKVMALELGPYQIRVNSVNPTVVMTEMGRIGWSDPEKASAMKSRIPLGRFAEVEDVVNSILFLLSDKSNMISGATLPVDGGFLCC; encoded by the exons ATGGAGATCTCTTTCGCGGGGAAGCACGCTCTAGTCACGGGAGCAGGGAAAG gtATTGGCAGAGCCACAGCATGTGCCCTGTCCCACTGTGGAGCAAAGGTCACTGCtctcacacgcacacagactGACCTGGACAGCCTGCTTCTCAAG tgtCCCTCCATTgttcctgtgtgtgtggaccTGTCTGACTGGGGGGCTACAGCAGCGGCCCTAGAGCATGCGGGACCCTTTGATCTGCTTGTCAACAATGCAGCCTGCGCCAATCTGCAGTCATTCCTAGAGGTCACCCCGGAGAAGTTTGACCA GTCATTCAATGTGAATGTGAGGGCTGTTCTGCATGTGTCCCAG ATAGTGGCCCGTTCCATGAAGGCCCGGGGCTCTGGAGGGTCCATTGTGAATGTGTCGAGCCAGGCTTCACAGTGCGCTCTTAGGGACCACGCTGTCTATT GTTCAACTAAAGCAGCCTTGGACATGTTGACCAAAGTTATGGCCCTGGAGCTGGGTCCCTATCAG ATCCGTGTGAACTCTGTAAACCCCACAGTGGTGATGACTGAGATGGGACGTATTGGCTGGAGTGATCCTGAAAAAGCCAGCGCTATGAAGTCTCGCATTCCCTTGGGTCGATTTGCAG AGGTGGAAGATGTGGTCAACAGTATTTTGTTCCTGCTGAGTGACAAGAGCAACATGATCAGTGGAGCAACGCTGCCAGTGGACGGGGGCTTCTTGTGTTGTTGA